A single Strix aluco isolate bStrAlu1 chromosome 20, bStrAlu1.hap1, whole genome shotgun sequence DNA region contains:
- the FUBP3 gene encoding far upstream element-binding protein 3 isoform X3, protein MAELAQGQSAAPVGIKPEGFVDALHRVRQIAAKIGDIPHLNNSTTLVDPSVYGYGVQKRPLDDGGLRVSGLHGAPIRDTERIGNQLGALVHQRAVITEEFKVPDKMVGFIIGRGGEQISRIQAESGCKIQIAPDSGGMPERPCVLTGTPESIEQAKRLLGQIVDRCRNGPGFHNDVDGNSTIQEILIPASKVGLVIGKGGETIKQLQERTGVKMIMIQDGPLPTGADKPLRITGDAYKVQQAREMVLEIIREKDQADFRGVRNDFSSRMGGGSIEVSVPRFAVGIVIGRNGEMIKKIQNDAGVRIQFKPDDGISSERVAQVMGLPDRCQHAAHIISELILTAQERDGFGSLAVARGRGRGRGDWSVGTPGGMQEITYTVPADKCGLVIGKGGENIKSINQQSGAHVELQRNPPPNTDPGVRIFTIRGVPQQIELARHLIDEKVGGTSMGGPGGFGQSPFSQAPATPHQNGPQAFMTQGWGSTYQTWQQPGQQVPSHAASAASQASSQPDYTMAWAEYYRQQAAYYGQTLGQAQAHSQEQ, encoded by the exons ATGGCGGAGCTGGCGCAGGGGCAGAGCGCAGCGCCCGTGGGGATCAAGCCCGAGGGGTTCGTGGACGCTCTGCACCGCGTCCGGCAG ATTGCTGCTAAAATTGGAGATATTCCTCACTTGAATAATTCTACAACGCTTGTGGACCCATCCGTCTACGGTTATGGAGTGCAGAAACGGCCCCTGGATGATGGAG GTCTCCGTGTAAGTGGGCTCCATGGAGCACCGATAAGAGACACAGAGAGAA TAGGTAACCAGTTAGGGGCCCTGGTACATCAAAG ggctgTAATAACAGAAGAGTTCAAAGTGCCTGATAAAATGGTTGGATTTA TAATCGGCAGGGGAGGAGAACAGATCTCACGGATTCAGGCAGAGTCTGGCTGCAAAATTCAAATTGCTCCAG ACAGCGGTGGGATGCCCGAGAGGCCCTGTGTACTCACCGGGACGCCAGAGAGCATTGA ACAAGCAAAACGGCTACTGGGGCAGATTGTAGATCGCTGTCGGAACGGACCTGGTTTTCACAACGATGTTGATGGCAACAGTACGATTCAGGAGATTTTGATCCCGGCATCCAAAGTGGGTCTAGTCATCGGCAAAGGAGGTGAAACAATAAAACAGTTGCAG gAGCGAACAGGTGTGAAAATGATTATGATCCAAGATGGTCCGTTGCCTACTGGAGCCGATAAACCTCTCCGTATTACAGGAGATGCATATAAAGTACAG CAAGCGAGGGAAATGGTACTGGAGATCATCCGAGAGAAAGATCAGGCAGACTTCCGAGGCGTACGCAATGATTTCAGTTCTAGAATGGGAGGAGGCAGCATAGAG GTCTCTGtgcccaggtttgctgttggaaTTGTGATaggaagaaatggagaaatgaTCAAAAAGATTCAGAATGATGCTGGAGTTAGGATTCAATTTAAACCAG ATGATGGGATTAGTTCTGAAAGAGTCGCACAGGTCATGGGCCTTCCCGATAGGTGTCAACACGCAGCACACATCATCAGTGAGCTCATTCTCACAGCACAG GAACGAGATGGCTTTGGAAGCTTGGCTGTTGCCCGAGGAAGAGGTCGTGGCCGTGGGGACTGGAGTGTTGGAACACCTGGGGGCATGCAGGAGATAACCTACACGGTGCCAGCCGATAAGTGTGGTCTCGTTATAGGCAAAG gtgGTGAGAACATCAAGAGCATAAATCAGCAGTCGGGAGCCCATGTGGAGCTGCAGAGAAACCCACCTCCAAACACGGACCCTGGTGTACGAATATTCACAATCAGAGGAGTTCCCCAGCAAATTGAACTTGCTAGACATCTCATAGATGAGAAAGTTGGT GGTACCAGCATGGGTGGACCTGGAGGATTTGGTCAAAGTCCGTTCAGCCAAGCACCCGCTACACCTCATCAAAA TGGTCCTCAGGCGTTCATGACGCAGGGTTGGGGCAGTACCTACCAGACGTGGCAGCAGCCTGGACAACAAGTCCCAA